The genomic stretch GTGACGCCCAAGTCGCTGGCCCAGCACGAGACCTGCAAGCTCGAGGTGCGCAAGGTGCTGGGACGTCTGCACCACTTCAATCCTGAGGACAAGGAGGCGGCGCAGATCTGGGACACGGTCGAGGAAGCGAAAGCCTTTGCCGCCATGACCGACGGCATGAAGTATTTCCTCGGCGCCATGGGCATCACCACCCTCTGCCTGGGCGGACTGGGGGTGATGAACGTCATGCTGGTGGCGGTGCGCGAGCGTACCCGCGAGATCGGGGTGCGCAAGGCCGTGGGCGCTACCAAGCGCTCCATCGTCTCGCAGTTTTTCCTCGAGACCCTGATCGTGGTGCTGGTCAGCGGCGGCTCCGGACTGGCGCTGGCGTACGTGATCTGCGCCCTGGTGAACTTGATTCCCATGCCGCAGTTCTTTGCCGGCCTGCTGCCCACTTGGCGGGTGGGCGTGCTGTCGTTTGCCCTGCTGGGCAGCATCGCGGTGCTCTCGGCGCTGTATCCGGCGAGCCGGGCCGCTTCGGTGGACCCCATCGAGGCGCTGCGTTACGAGGCGGGAGGCTGATATGTGGCGCGAACTCCTGACCCAGGCCTGGGTGGCGCTGCGCCGCAGTCCGACTCGCAGCCTGCTGACCATGCTCGGCATCGTGTGGGGCATCGTGGCGGTCACCCTGCTGATCGCCTACGGCGGCGGCTTCCGCACCGTGCTGGTGCGCAGCTTCGAAAAATTCGGCAAGAGCGTGGTCGTCGCCTGGCCGGGACAGACCAGTGAACAGCCGGGCGGGGAGCGCGCCGGCCGCGTCGTGCGCTTCGAGCAAGCCGACGTCGAATTCATCAAGGCCACCGCGCCCCTGGTCAAGCAGGCTTGCCTGGAGACCGTAAAGTGGACTGACATCTCCTACGGGGACCGCCTGGCCAACGTGCCCATCCGCGGCGTCTGCCCGGAGTACGGCGAGATGCGCAACGAGCTTCCCAGCCAGGGCCGCTGGCTCACCTCCGCCGACGGCCTCGAGCGCCGCCGCGTCGTCTTCCTCGGCGGACGGCTCTACCGCCAGCTCTTCGGCACCAAGCCGCCGGTCGGCGAGGAGGTCCACATCATGGGCGTGCGCTTCACCGTGGTCGGGATCATGGAGCGCAAGCTGCAACTCTCGAACTACTTCGGCCCCGACGACAAGTCGGCCTTCATCCCTTACTCCAGCGCCTCCGATCTGTGGGACGCCAAGTACGGACGCGTGATCGTTTTCACCCCGGTGGCGCCGCAGTTCGAGAAGAAGGCCATGGACCAGATGCGCGCCGCCGTGGCCACCCGCCAGGGCTGGTCCCCCACCGACCGCCGCGCCATCCAGATGTTCGGCCGCGAGGAGTTCCGGCCGGTGATCGACGGCATCACCATCGGCCTGGAGGTGCTGCTGACCTTCATCGGGGCGCTCACCCTGGGCATCGGCGGCGTGGGCGTGATGAACATCATGCTGGTCTCGGTGGACGAGCGCATCCGCGAGATCGGCCTGCGCCGAGCCTTGGGCGCGCGCAAGTGGCACATCCGCGCCCAATTCCTCGCTGAGGCCCTGTTGCTCATGCTGCTGGGCGGGGCCATCGGCATCCTGCTCTCCTACGCCATCTCGGCGGTGGTCGGCACGCTGCCCATGTTGGGGGCGCTGTTCAAAGACGACTCCGGCGCCGGCGACATCCGCTTGCACATCTCGGCGCAGACCGTGCTGATCTCCAGCCTCATCCTGCTGCTGGTCGGCCTGGTGAGCGGCATGGTGCCGGCCGTCCGCGCCTCTCGCCTCGACCCGGTCACCGCGCTGCGCTACGAATAGGAATTCCCACGGCTGCCGACCTCCCGCTGCTATCCTCTAGCGCACGGAGGAGGCCGACAATGAAAGAAACCCTGCGCCCCGGGCTGACTCACGAGTTCCGCTTCCGTGTGCCGGAGAACAAGACCGTGCCCTACCTTTACCCGGAAGCGGCGGAATTCCAGGTGATGCCGCGCGTGCTGGCCACCGGGTTCATGGTCGGCTTGCTGGAGTGGGCGTGCATCCAGGCCATCAACCCGCACCTCGATTGGCCCAACGAGCAGTCGGTCGGCACCGACGTCAAGTTCAGCCACACGGCCGCCACTCCTCCCGGCATGACCGTCACCGTCCGGGTGAAACTCGAGAGTGTAGAAGGACGCAAGCTGACCTTCACCGTCAGCGCCGACGACGGTCTCGACACCATCTCCACCGGCACCCATGAGCGCTTCGTGATCGACGCCGCCAAGTTCAACAGTAAGCTGGCCGCCAAGGCAGAACGCGCCGCCGCAGCCGGCGCCAGGTGACTGAGGTAGTGCGGGCCTTCAGGCCCGCGTTGGTGATGCTAAGCAAGACGCGGCTTTAGCCGCTGAGGTCTAGTCCATCCCTGGGACTACGAAACCTTCCCGCCGCGGGCGCATCCTACCCCTGAGCACGTGAGGGGCTTTATGGTACGACTGCCTCCCGCCTTTACCGATGCCGCCCTGCTCCTGTTGCGGCTGATGATCGCCGCCGTCTTCT from Terriglobales bacterium encodes the following:
- a CDS encoding ABC transporter permease gives rise to the protein MWRELLTQAWVALRRSPTRSLLTMLGIVWGIVAVTLLIAYGGGFRTVLVRSFEKFGKSVVVAWPGQTSEQPGGERAGRVVRFEQADVEFIKATAPLVKQACLETVKWTDISYGDRLANVPIRGVCPEYGEMRNELPSQGRWLTSADGLERRRVVFLGGRLYRQLFGTKPPVGEEVHIMGVRFTVVGIMERKLQLSNYFGPDDKSAFIPYSSASDLWDAKYGRVIVFTPVAPQFEKKAMDQMRAAVATRQGWSPTDRRAIQMFGREEFRPVIDGITIGLEVLLTFIGALTLGIGGVGVMNIMLVSVDERIREIGLRRALGARKWHIRAQFLAEALLLMLLGGAIGILLSYAISAVVGTLPMLGALFKDDSGAGDIRLHISAQTVLISSLILLLVGLVSGMVPAVRASRLDPVTALRYE
- a CDS encoding thioesterase family protein; the protein is MKETLRPGLTHEFRFRVPENKTVPYLYPEAAEFQVMPRVLATGFMVGLLEWACIQAINPHLDWPNEQSVGTDVKFSHTAATPPGMTVTVRVKLESVEGRKLTFTVSADDGLDTISTGTHERFVIDAAKFNSKLAAKAERAAAAGAR